From the genome of Dermacentor andersoni chromosome 3, qqDerAnde1_hic_scaffold, whole genome shotgun sequence:
acacacacacacacacacgcgcacacgcacacgcacacgcacacgcacacacacacacacacacacacacacacacacacacacacacatatatatatatatggtacttGTTCGTTAGATCCGGTGACTATTATGTCATAAGTGCAGGCGGcacgtgaaaaaagaaaaaaaaaaacatttgattaGACGCCTCGGCGAGGGGCATATGTATAACTATATATGAAGAAATTACATTTTGGGTGGTTGGTCTGGAAGCCCGTACCCCCAGCACAGGAGCCCGACGCTCTAAACCATCACGAACGCATGCCTAAATAGGCGGGATAAGGCATGCTTACCAATTCTGCTCGTGCCAGCAAGCTCTCCGAGATGCTCGTCGCGTTAGCTGCATCGCATTTGGCAACACTTATGAAAATTGAACACCCGCATCTAGCTCATGGTGAAGCTGAACGTTCCGGGACGCGTTCGTCTCCGAAATTCCATGCGCGTCTCTCATCGTACAGTGGCGCTGTGGCGCATTTCTACAAGGTTGAGCATGTCGTGTTTTATTCAACACGTTCGCATGCTCACTAAAAGTTACGCTTACTAAATCATGACCGCGCTGGAAGCGTTCTAAAGCGCTTTCCGCGTTTGAGTACTAGCACCACCAGCTGGTGCTAGTACTCAAACGCGGAAAAGGTACTGTGAACCTGGCATCGTATCGACCGGTGTCGCTAACATCGTGCGTACCGAAGTTAATGGAAAGATTACTGTAGAACCAGGGACTTAGCCTGGCACGTTGAGCAAAGTAGAAAACTCCTGCCACGTATGGCCACATTTCGTCAAAAGTTTAACACTCAGGACTGGCCATGTCGAGTACTACGGAGTCGATGGCCTCTCGACACTTGCCGTCTTCATGGAGGTTGCCAAAACGCAGCGTGGCATTGCTTTGTTCAAGAGTCATCAATGAACTGAAAGCGACAGCCTTCTCGGGAAATACTTTACTAATCATGCCTGAATTTCTCGGAGGACGCTGTGTCCGGGTTAATTTCGGAAAAATGGTGAGACGGGCGAAACGACTCTTCTGCATTCCACAAGAAAGCGTCCTATATCCCTTCGGTTTTAACTTCGTCATTGTCAGCGCTGCTCAGGCGAAAAATGTGGTCGATTGATAGTTAAAGCGCTCATTTACACAGGCGCTATCTGCATTTGTATCTCTGGGCACGAACACAAACATTTGTCGGCTTCATCTGTCGTACAGATCCAAGGCGCAGTTGAGAAAGAGACGGCTTTATTCTGAAGGGTACAGGGTACAGCGTAACACGCTACATTGCCACACACGGAAAGTAACGCCACACAGGTGAGCCCACAGACACGTTTGGGGAACGTCTTTCTCGCTATGAAACGTCAGACAACTTTCTGCGTGTTTCCCAGGCTCCACCAACACTTGCTGACACACAACGTTAAGAGCGCACCTTCACTGGGCGCTACGGATTAGCTAATAAGTTTCGCACCAGCTCAGGAAGGACTCCGAGGCCGAGGCATGTCAGACTGAACATTACAGGCCATCTGACTGGATGAGCGAAGAGGAGTCTTCCACACGTGAGATTTCAAGACGAAGTGTTTTCTTTAGGCCATGGAACAAAAAGGAAAAGAGTTCAATGCCTGTTAATTGCCTTCCTATACGAGGCACCAAATTGAGGAATGTTTAGGGAAACACCCATGCTAACAGTGTAAGAGATGCTCAGATAGAATAATTGCCGGCCATGTATACCAGGCTAACCGCGTCTGCTGCAACATCAATGCCACTAGCAATATGATATTATTACTCGACAAAATAAAAATTGTCAGTAAGTGTAGGAAGGCGGCTTTTGCAGAGAGGCGAGCGGTAAAGGAAAGTCAACTTACACTATCACCTAAAGTCTGGCTGAATTCCGAAAGGTTCGTCTGTCTCGTTTCACTCTTGGCTTGAGAAGCGTactgaaaaataaaggaaaaaaaggggAAACTCAGGTTTGTATATTATTCTGGCACACCTCATTATGTTGTATCTTATAATGAATTGGTATTCTTCATCAAAGAAGCTTTATTAACTTAAATTTGGATCTTAGCGTAAGTAATGCATTCGTTGGAGGGCTACCAAGCATAGACTTCCTGGAAAACACTGCATTTTTGCTATTCCTTTGTGTTTAAATTTTGAAGATGATAGTTATCACTCGAagaacacatttatttatttatttatttatttatttatttatttacttatttatttatttatttatttatttatttatttacttagttaTTTTGGCGGAAAATAATCAGATGGCAAAGTTTGGACGTATTAGTCCCAACACGACTGCCGGAAAAGTTTCGGGGGCATAAACGGATAACTGTCACAGCCAAGAGAACGCTTATTCACAACCATGGTCGTGTGGGCGGCGGAGCTCGCAGATGCAACTCAGCCGCTTAGGCGGCGAAGAATATGGTCCAGCAAAGGACCATATGAGAATTATTAGCCCTTGTATATTACGTTCTATACTGTTTTGTATTCTGTGTATTCTCATCTGTTTACATTCTCATCACAATCTACATCCGGGTcacttgtgtgtgtttgtgactgttACAAAGTCACTGTGGTGGGACTTGCATTTGCCTTTTACATTTGTATGTTCGTGGGTGTACAGCATTGCATACTGTGGGTTCCTCGCCCTATGACGGGGTTTCTTTTCATTTGCTTACTGTATATATTTTTATACTGTTGTTTCTTCTATGCGAAAAGgggtagccgtcaccattattaGGTGAGTACatctgtttttattttattttgatttcaataaaaaagaaacagttgagAAAACTCATGCCTGAGTGTGCAACTTTTTGGCTGCTGAagcgtccaaaaaaaaaaaaagttttgctcgttttcttttttttttggggggggttatggggggggggggtaggctagAAGCGCTCCTGGGAATAGAAGaatggacggcagcccgccggcaccgccttgtgaaagccacctcgccagcctgtgcctcctgcggtgaaccagagactctggaccaccttctgctggcctgccctgctcccctgcagcaccggggccgacttctgcaagagttccaccacctggggctcccatgttcacgacaggaagatatcctcttccgctgtcgtaatcagctaccagccttcctaggtgtcgtcgagtacctcgacgagactataggaaatttctacaaagacggataaCCTAACGGCCATCCCGCCACCTCGGGCTTCCTcatccgccactacttcgcttctgcTGGCCCACCTCCTATACAGTCTATcaccagcctactcctccggtcgaacccactgggccctcccggcctGGCTGCTCTGATGATGctaggacgaccctctacctttctccccccTACCCCCTTTCTCCTTTACTCCCATCTCCGCCACCCTGCTGGCGCAGAGCCGTGCTCCcacatgggttgcagaagatagtgccagcctttcctcctttccccacaagaaccacttctttTTAGAAGTATTGTGGTTGTCGGCTGAACCCATGTCTCTCTGCACTGATCACAGGCCCCCATCTGCGGGAATCAATTTCCGCGGATTTTTAAacagcgtttgcggcttaggtGTCCCATTGCTTTTTAGGAGAACGGTGTAATTTTGACGTGCTCGTATTTGCAAGTGCCCTACTTTTGTTGCATCACTAACGGTATTCTACAGCATGTTTTCCTGTGCGCATGCGCTCCACATCGTTCAGGTATACAGACAAGCGACCCAGAAAATATGCGATTGTATAAAGCAAGCATTGTGGCAGATGCATTTACTTTTTAACATCGCACTAACAGGCATTTTTATTCTACTTggtattctttccttttttcctacATATAAACGTAGCTTTTTGTCGCTTGGTGAAAGAAGTCCTAAATAAAGCACAATGGGGTTTCGCTACGCCTACGAAAATGGCTGTTCTGCGTCGATCCAATTTTGTGCCTAGCAGCAATTTCATTGGTTGAGTTTGTAAGCTCTACGCCAACCGGACAATTAATCTGGTTAACCTATCTGCCTTCTTGcacctcttcttttctttcctcctttacGTAAATCTATATACCCCGGTGATCGGCGTCTTGATATGATAACGCGTGTGATTTGAATTGCAGTCTACTTAGGCAATACCTGATCCGTTCtgtattttttgtattctgtTACATCGTCGACTCGATCGAAAGAAAATCGTTCCAAAGTGTCGCTCACATGCGATGTTTTCTTGGCTGTTCATTAATCTTGCATATAACTTGTAACTGAGTTTACCTCTGAAAACACTTCCGGCGCGTTTAGGTAAAGACACGTGAGCTTTGTTTATCAAGGAGACTGGTGCAGGCAGTAGCTGAAGAAGCTATCAGAATTTAACTAACTTCGTATAGCATTTATGGGATATACCTAACATACAGCGAATGCGTGATACATACGGTCCAGATATATCTGCCTCATACTGACAAACCGATGTCAGACCTTTCGCATTACCGCTCTGCAAATACAAATCTTGCAAGCGGTGGGCTGTGTGTGTTAGATTTAGTTTTTGATTATAAAATTAGTTATGCGACTAAGACATGTATTAGAGAAGTGCAGAACGCAAGGCAATGACACTTTTCTCTGCAAACCCCATAGCAATGCTGTGCTCCAACAAAATTGAcatgattatttttttatttcgtacTAACACACGTTTTAGAAGGCCATTACACGAATCGGGTACAGGTACGGTACCGTTAGGACCAATCGATAAAGCAAAACATGACCGCGCGCTCACACGTAAATTCTTATTTTGCACAACCACCAAAAAGTGAGTTTTTCAATACTGTGTTTCGAAACTTTCGCGGTTGGAATACGTCCTACATAAAGTCCTGCGTAGTTGACCCCCTGAAGTACATCGCTCTTTCTAGCTGTCTTTCAATGCAGCCCATTTACTGAATATAAAAGCATCTCGGCATTTCTTTTCGGGCAAAATTGCAGACGTAAGAGCTCGTTTTGGTTGTATACAGCCCGATCAAAAAATTGTATGTAGCCAAGGGTTCGGATATACCAGGACTTCAAAACTGCATTGTCGCACTGATTACTATGCTGAATCGTACCTACTGCTGACCAAGGGGATTAACATTAAGTATATTGTTCTTCGGAATTATGTATATAGACGCAATTACATTGAATCCATAGATAAGAAAATTATGAACAGAATTGACAGATTTGACCCATTACGTTCTAATAGATACACGTATCGTCAATTTCAGCGCTGCCCTTTTACGTATTTATCTAAGCTACTGGACTGGCTATCGCTATGGGTCACGATGACAAGAAAATGATTCGCAAAATTGTGTAATATAGCATTTATCCGAAGTCAGGATTTGATCATGTGGGGATATTACGTATCATTTCTTAAGGGTTGTTATTCGTGCCTATCACGCCGCATCTCGCCACAATTATGACAGTGGCTCACGAGTCAGCTGGTGTATTCTTTCGACTTGACGATGCAGCCTAGTTCAGTCGAACGTGCGACAAACTTAAATCACACCAAGAACAACTCGTTCTCGGCATATTCAAAGAAATTTGCGGAACCGCATTTTCTGAAGTAATCGATAAGAGCATGGACTTATTGCAGAAATACGTCTCGCATCATAGCAGGGTGTCGTTACTCAAATATAATTTTATGTATTCTGTGCTCGGCACGCACAGTTTGACGTAGGCACTTACTTTAGAGAGTTCCTTCTCAAATTGGATGATGCTCTTTGCGGTTTCAGGTATGTTTGCCTGCGGGAAAGTGCTGTTCAGCAGTTTTATTGCTTCCACTATGAAGGATTCATACGCTTCTTCTGCTTGTGTCTCGTAAGTGTCGTAGTTATCGTAGTTATATGTACTAGTCGGGCTTTCATCGTTTCGAGAGGAAAGCAAAGTCCCATAGTTGTCATATCCAGAAGACACAAAAAATTCTTTCGGTTTAGTCATCTGTAAACATAGAGGGGAGGAATGTTACTTCTGGAAATATCGGAAAGTATTACTTGTGCTCAGAAGAAACTTCACTCGAAACATTAAAGGGGATCTTTTCTTACCGTTATGATGGGGATTGATCTTTCGTCAGATACAAAATAGTTAAACAGGGGACGCGGGCCTATTTCTTTCAGTATCTCCTTGTAGTCTTTGTCTTCCGAGGCATGGTTCTCGTATAGAAGTGGCCAACCTCTGAAGCCGAATGTGTCAAGGACACTCTTCACCGCTTCAGCAAGCTTTGCTTGTTCTTCTGAAAATTATGTCATTGCAATAGAAAAAGGCACAACTTATAAGTAGCTCTCTTGCGATGTGCATATTACAcatctttcattttcatttctgaTCCCTGCCTTTTATTAACTTATAGTATTTATCTCATAACTCATTCTGGGGTCTATGGATTGAACAACGcattaaaaataagaaaaaacgaGAAATTAAGAACGCCAATCACGTGGTCTAAAACGAAGTTCCTTTCGACAGTTTGAAAACTCCTCTTTCGTGGCCTTCAAGTCCTTTACACACAATGACATTAATATGTCCCGTTGACTTTATTCCACTTTTGCGTAATGTACGACCCGTTATGTGATGGTGTCCAGAGAGACAGTATGGAAAACATTTTTCCTATGTTGGTTGCCCTCACCTGGTGTCGTACACGATTTGTAGGCATTAATCAATTTCCCCGTTGCATTCAATGGCTCTTCAGTCGGTTTAGAGGCGGCATCCAAAAGCCCTGTAATGTAGACAAAAAAGTGTCGGCAAAAGGTTGGAATAGATGATGATGTCTGTGAAATGAAGAGTCGAGAAACATTTACCTGCTGAGTACAGATCGCACTTTATATCTAGCGTTTAAATGCGCAACAAGCATCTATTGTTTTCTCTCAAACGCATTGCTATAAAGACTGCTTTCACATAGCTCAATGCTTTTTAATTTCATATAAGCTTAGAGAGATAAGCGAAATTTGCGCGGCCAATGGGGGCGCCGTGATTACTTACCAAAGTCTTACTAATTAAATCTTAGTGAGTTAACAGCAAAACGCACTCCCTTTCTGCTCATATAATTCTACAACACCTTTGTTGAGACCTTTGTGCACCTGCGTATTTATGTGTGCTACATGCAATGCGTCTGCCGCATGCTGGCGCATTTATATAAGAGTACATGTGTTCTCATTTCTTAATTATTAAACTTGAATAGGACAAAATATAAACGTTATaaatgttcaaccaatatttAGAAAATCCGCTATACAACACACCAGTGAAGAAGAGAAACGCATGTATGCGTAGACTATTGCACTCCTTAAAAGACGGATAATAGGATTCAAGTTAGGCACATCATGAATGTAA
Proteins encoded in this window:
- the LOC129388059 gene encoding neprilysin-1-like, producing the protein MLCTKGTMVHPVTIGILWILTCLALGQGTTKPKSDVCDDEECKELVLQIKAQMGNSTPCDDFYEYVCGNWNGSRELKSKDLKVKAVADLIRLLDAASKPTEEPLNATGKLINAYKSCTTPEEQAKLAEAVKSVLDTFGFRGWPLLYENHASEDKDYKEILKEIGPRPLFNYFVSDERSIPIITMTKPKEFFVSSGYDNYGTLLSSRNDESPTSTYNYDNYDTYETQAEEAYESFIVEAIKLLNSTFPQANIPETAKSIIQFEKELSKYASQAKSETRQTNLSEFSQTLGDSVS